In Dolichospermum flos-aquae CCAP 1403/13F, the following proteins share a genomic window:
- the pstC gene encoding phosphate ABC transporter permease subunit PstC — MANLSDGDIDLTSTGGVNFWFDKGFTWLVYIFSGITVAILFVMTWVIYKEAQPAIDKFGLGFLWGQDWDTGNQIFGALPYIYGTLVSSAIAVLLTIPVGISIALVTSEDFLPNPVKTTIAFVIELIAAIPSVIIGLWGIFIFIPFIVPIEKWLSSVLGFIPLFNTQDPAGNNMLTAGIVLAIMTLPAMAAISRDVLMVIPKELRSSSMALGGTRWETVFRVLLPAAFSGMVSATMLSLGRALGETMAVTMLIGNSAQISISLLDPAYNIPAVLANEFAEAEPGLHIGALSYLGLILFALTLAINIAAVLVVEWVAKKNR, encoded by the coding sequence ATGGCTAATTTAAGTGATGGAGATATTGATTTAACATCCACTGGTGGCGTTAATTTCTGGTTTGATAAGGGATTTACATGGCTAGTGTATATTTTCTCTGGTATTACTGTAGCTATCCTCTTTGTCATGACCTGGGTGATTTATAAAGAAGCACAACCAGCTATTGATAAATTTGGATTGGGCTTTTTATGGGGACAAGATTGGGATACAGGGAATCAAATTTTTGGGGCATTACCTTACATCTATGGAACTTTGGTCAGCAGTGCGATCGCTGTTTTATTAACTATACCCGTAGGCATATCCATAGCCTTAGTCACAAGTGAAGACTTTTTACCAAATCCAGTCAAAACTACCATAGCCTTTGTCATCGAATTAATTGCCGCTATCCCCAGTGTAATTATTGGTTTATGGGGAATTTTCATCTTTATTCCTTTCATCGTCCCCATAGAAAAATGGTTAAGTAGTGTCCTTGGGTTTATACCACTATTTAATACACAAGACCCTGCCGGCAACAATATGTTGACAGCAGGTATTGTTCTCGCCATTATGACCTTACCCGCAATGGCAGCTATTTCTCGTGATGTTTTAATGGTTATTCCTAAAGAGTTACGTAGCTCATCTATGGCTTTAGGGGGAACTCGTTGGGAAACAGTTTTTCGGGTCTTATTACCAGCAGCATTTTCTGGGATGGTTAGTGCAACAATGCTATCTCTGGGTAGGGCTTTAGGAGAAACAATGGCTGTAACGATGCTAATTGGTAACTCCGCCCAAATTAGTATATCTCTTTTAGATCCAGCATATAATATTCCCGCAGTCTTAGCCAATGAATTTGCCGAAGCCGAACCGGGCTTACATATTGGGGCATTAAGTTATTTAGGTCTAATTTTATTTGCCTTAACTCTAGCTATAAATATTGCGGCTGTATTAGTAGTGGAGTGGGTTGCTAAAAAGAATAGATAA
- a CDS encoding bifunctional metallophosphatase/5'-nucleotidase: protein MIEITEQPKELQERFKKFTILHSNDMHGDFLAEAKGAEGNLIGGLALISGYLNKVRSEEKNTLFVISGDMVQGSMIDTEYKGVSTIEIMNYLAPSVVTLGNHELDYGLPHLLFLEKMANFPIVNANLYIKKYNKRLMNPYLILNVDGFDIMFIGIVTDEVLKSLKLDSSIGTFINLEDAAAEVGKICNAYKTEDIDLTILLTHIGFEEDKKLAAMLDPVWGVDMIIGGHSHTFLEQPAKVNDILITQAGVGTDQIGRFDIVVDDDTNSIVDWKWQLIPVDHNLAEPDPDLTNFINSFKDEVDRKYNRLIGRLNRKLTHPKREQETDLGNLITDIFAQLEATINVTLIGSGSIRGTELGPLVTLGNLKKVYPYDGPLYKIKVTGGKLLKMFNYIMRAENRIPGESNYFQVNKGIQAVYHEAEKKLESLTINGELVQPETHYILCLQEYHYKNSFASLNLTKEELVELSEPKVVTTSAQNVLEEYFASHQLLDSQIEKRLIIK from the coding sequence ATGATTGAAATTACAGAACAGCCTAAAGAATTACAGGAACGGTTCAAAAAGTTCACGATCTTACATTCCAATGATATGCACGGTGACTTTTTGGCTGAGGCCAAAGGAGCAGAAGGTAATCTTATTGGTGGGTTAGCTCTGATTTCTGGATATCTCAATAAAGTACGTTCTGAAGAGAAAAACACACTATTTGTAATTTCCGGTGATATGGTTCAGGGATCAATGATTGATACCGAATATAAAGGGGTTTCAACCATAGAAATCATGAACTATCTTGCCCCTAGTGTCGTCACTTTAGGAAATCATGAATTAGACTATGGATTGCCTCATTTACTTTTCCTAGAAAAGATGGCAAATTTCCCCATTGTCAATGCCAATCTTTATATCAAAAAATATAACAAACGCTTGATGAATCCTTATCTAATCCTCAATGTAGACGGATTTGATATTATGTTCATTGGCATTGTTACCGATGAGGTACTAAAATCCTTAAAACTGGATTCTAGTATTGGTACTTTTATCAATCTAGAAGATGCTGCGGCCGAAGTTGGTAAAATTTGTAATGCTTACAAAACAGAGGATATTGACTTAACAATTCTGCTTACCCATATTGGCTTTGAAGAAGATAAAAAACTAGCAGCAATGCTTGATCCAGTCTGGGGTGTGGATATGATCATTGGTGGACATTCTCACACTTTTTTGGAACAACCCGCTAAAGTTAATGATATTCTCATTACCCAAGCAGGTGTAGGTACAGATCAGATTGGACGTTTTGATATTGTAGTTGATGATGATACAAACAGTATTGTGGACTGGAAATGGCAACTGATTCCTGTAGATCATAATCTCGCTGAACCAGATCCAGATCTCACCAATTTTATTAACTCTTTTAAAGACGAGGTAGATCGAAAATATAATCGTCTAATTGGTCGTTTAAATCGTAAACTTACCCATCCTAAACGGGAACAAGAAACGGATTTAGGTAACTTAATTACTGATATTTTTGCCCAATTAGAAGCAACAATAAATGTGACTTTAATTGGTAGTGGCTCAATCCGAGGCACAGAATTAGGTCCTTTAGTAACCCTGGGTAATTTGAAAAAAGTTTATCCCTATGATGGTCCGCTTTATAAAATTAAAGTGACAGGGGGGAAACTGCTTAAAATGTTTAATTATATTATGAGAGCAGAAAACCGAATTCCTGGTGAAAGTAATTATTTCCAGGTGAATAAAGGTATTCAAGCTGTTTACCATGAGGCTGAGAAAAAGCTAGAATCATTAACAATTAATGGAGAACTTGTACAACCTGAAACCCATTATATACTCTGTTTGCAAGAGTATCATTACAAAAATTCATTTGCCAGCCTCAATTTAACTAAGGAAGAATTGGTTGAATTAAGTGAGCCTAAAGTGGTAACTACATCTGCCCAAAATGTACTTGAAGAATATTTTGCTTCTCATCAACTTCTTGATAGTCAAATTGAAAAAAGACTAATTATTAAATAG
- the pstS gene encoding phosphate ABC transporter substrate-binding protein PstS, translating to MAFLSTILNRVVATSVITGAVALSPMLSAIAQAQTLNGAGATFPAPLYERYAREVKKKYPDLKVNYQAIGSGGGIRQTIAGTVDFGGSDAAMKDDEIAKVKNGVILVPTAGGAVSVVYNLPGVSKLRLSRATLPAIFSGQIKNWDDAKIKADNPGVNLPNSPIKFVVRADGSGTTFIFTNHLSAISGYFKGRIGANTAPKWTLPNVLKGKGNPGVAALVRSNPGSIGYVEYDYATKNKLNSAEIQNKKGEFVAPSLASANSALSNVAFPSNYRVFIGDPSQGYPIVGLTWMMVYQKYSNPAKAEAVKKWINWVLKDGQQYNDDLNYTKIPSDVVNRVLQTVNSTVK from the coding sequence ATGGCTTTTTTATCCACCATTTTGAATCGTGTTGTTGCCACTTCAGTCATAACCGGGGCTGTTGCATTGAGTCCAATGCTGAGTGCGATCGCTCAAGCTCAAACTTTAAACGGTGCTGGAGCAACCTTTCCCGCTCCTTTGTACGAACGTTATGCTCGTGAAGTTAAGAAAAAATACCCCGACTTGAAAGTTAACTATCAAGCCATTGGTAGTGGTGGTGGTATTCGTCAAACCATTGCGGGAACAGTTGACTTTGGTGGTAGTGACGCAGCGATGAAAGATGATGAAATCGCTAAAGTTAAGAATGGTGTGATCTTAGTACCCACTGCTGGTGGTGCCGTTTCCGTTGTTTATAATTTACCTGGTGTCAGCAAACTGAGATTATCTCGTGCTACATTACCAGCAATTTTCTCTGGACAAATTAAAAACTGGGATGACGCAAAAATTAAAGCGGATAACCCCGGTGTAAACCTCCCAAACAGTCCAATTAAATTTGTAGTTCGCGCTGATGGTAGTGGTACAACATTTATTTTCACCAACCATTTAAGTGCTATTAGTGGTTATTTCAAAGGCAGAATTGGAGCTAACACCGCTCCCAAATGGACTCTACCCAACGTTCTCAAAGGTAAAGGTAATCCTGGAGTAGCAGCTTTAGTGAGAAGCAACCCTGGATCTATTGGTTATGTTGAATATGACTACGCTACTAAAAACAAACTAAATTCAGCAGAAATACAAAATAAGAAAGGAGAATTTGTTGCTCCTTCTTTAGCATCTGCTAACTCAGCTTTATCCAATGTAGCTTTTCCTAGTAACTACCGCGTTTTTATCGGAGATCCCAGTCAAGGTTATCCTATCGTTGGTTTGACATGGATGATGGTTTATCAAAAGTATTCTAATCCTGCGAAAGCTGAAGCTGTGAAGAAATGGATTAACTGGGTACTCAAAGACGGTCAACAGTATAATGATGACCTCAACTACACTAAAATTCCTAGTGATGTTGTGAACCGTGTTCTCCAAACAGTAAATAGCACCGTTAAGTAA
- a CDS encoding aspartate kinase yields MALIVQKYGGTSVGSVERIQAVAERIEKTVKAGNSVVVVVSAMGKTTDGLVKLAHDISKTPSRREMDMLLSTGEQVTIALLSMALQEIGQPAISMTGAQVGIVTEAEHSRARILHIETERLMRQINGGKVVVVAGFQGISSTEELEITTLGRGGSDTSAVAIAAAIGADFCEIYTDVPGILTTDPRLVPEAQLLTEITSDEMLELASLGAKVLHPRAVEIARNYGVPLVVRSSWTDQPGTWVTTPPRQDRALVNLELARPVDAVEFDIQQAKVALLRVPDRPGVAAQLFGEISQQNVDVDLIIQSIHEGNTNDIAFTVNSSILKRAEAVSLAIAPIFKNQHTSDEAEVMVEKDTAKVSIVGAGMIGRPGVAAQMFKTLAEAGVNIQMISTSEVKVSCVVDAVDCDRAIAALCHTFEINSSSTALASPSANTPAVRGVALDMNQARIAIRQVPNRPGMAAKLFGFLAEYNISVDMIIQSQRCRIVDGVPRRDIAFTVARMDAENAQQKLQQVAAEFDWGEVVLDQAIAKVSIVGSGMVGQPGTAAKMFTALAKNHINIQMIATSEIKISCVVGEDEGVKALQVIHSAFDLAGSEKFVVPV; encoded by the coding sequence ATGGCGCTCATAGTTCAAAAATACGGTGGTACATCAGTTGGTTCAGTTGAACGCATTCAAGCCGTTGCTGAGAGGATTGAAAAAACTGTAAAAGCTGGAAATTCTGTAGTAGTAGTGGTTTCAGCGATGGGTAAAACTACTGATGGGTTAGTGAAACTAGCTCATGATATCTCTAAAACTCCTAGTCGTCGGGAAATGGATATGCTGCTTTCTACGGGAGAGCAAGTTACCATTGCTTTACTAAGTATGGCATTGCAGGAAATTGGTCAACCAGCAATTTCGATGACTGGCGCTCAGGTGGGCATTGTTACCGAAGCAGAACACTCTCGCGCTCGGATTTTACATATTGAAACTGAACGCTTAATGCGGCAAATTAATGGCGGCAAAGTGGTTGTGGTTGCAGGGTTTCAAGGAATTAGCAGTACAGAAGAATTAGAAATTACTACTTTGGGACGTGGTGGTTCTGACACTTCCGCAGTGGCAATAGCCGCCGCTATCGGTGCAGATTTTTGTGAAATTTATACAGATGTCCCCGGAATTTTAACTACAGATCCGCGCCTTGTTCCCGAAGCTCAATTATTGACAGAAATCACTAGTGATGAAATGCTGGAATTGGCTAGTTTAGGGGCGAAGGTATTACATCCCAGGGCTGTGGAAATTGCCCGTAATTATGGCGTTCCCCTGGTGGTACGGTCGAGTTGGACAGATCAGCCCGGAACTTGGGTAACAACGCCTCCAAGGCAAGATCGGGCGTTAGTGAATTTAGAATTAGCTCGACCTGTGGATGCTGTGGAGTTTGATATTCAACAGGCAAAGGTGGCTTTATTGCGTGTTCCTGATAGACCAGGGGTAGCAGCCCAGTTATTTGGGGAAATTTCCCAGCAAAATGTTGATGTTGATTTAATTATTCAGTCTATTCATGAAGGTAATACTAACGACATTGCTTTTACAGTAAATTCATCAATATTAAAACGGGCAGAAGCAGTATCATTAGCTATAGCACCGATATTTAAAAATCAGCATACTTCAGATGAAGCGGAAGTGATGGTAGAGAAAGATACTGCTAAAGTGAGTATTGTGGGCGCGGGAATGATTGGTCGTCCGGGGGTAGCAGCGCAGATGTTTAAAACTTTGGCTGAAGCTGGTGTAAATATTCAGATGATTTCTACCAGTGAAGTTAAGGTGAGTTGTGTTGTTGATGCGGTAGATTGCGATCGCGCTATAGCTGCTCTCTGTCACACCTTTGAAATTAATTCTTCCTCTACTGCTTTAGCTTCTCCTAGTGCTAATACCCCTGCTGTGCGTGGTGTCGCGTTGGATATGAATCAAGCGCGAATTGCGATTCGGCAAGTACCAAATCGTCCGGGTATGGCCGCCAAATTGTTTGGATTTTTGGCAGAATATAATATCAGTGTGGATATGATTATTCAATCTCAACGGTGTCGAATAGTAGATGGTGTTCCCCGTCGAGATATTGCCTTTACTGTAGCGAGAATGGACGCAGAAAATGCCCAACAGAAATTACAGCAAGTTGCAGCGGAGTTTGATTGGGGTGAGGTAGTATTAGATCAGGCGATCGCTAAGGTGAGTATAGTTGGTTCTGGGATGGTGGGACAACCAGGTACCGCTGCCAAAATGTTTACAGCTTTAGCCAAAAATCACATCAATATTCAAATGATTGCTACTTCGGAAATTAAAATTAGTTGTGTTGTGGGAGAAGATGAAGGGGTGAAAGCTTTGCAAGTTATTCACTCAGCTTTTGATTTGGCTGGAAGTGAAAAATTTGTAGTTCCAGTGTAA